The Castanea sativa cultivar Marrone di Chiusa Pesio chromosome 11, ASM4071231v1 genome contains a region encoding:
- the LOC142615316 gene encoding histone-lysine N-methyltransferase, H3 lysine-9 specific SUVH3-like has product MEGGSGFNSVPPSNSFDKSRVLDVKPLRRLKPVFPNGPQTPPFVCASPHGPFPSQFTPFYPFCGLQGSQTSSDNQQNQTPMPMGPNPTPLRAFRSLQAAEFSGAFNGDTEPSTGGDGDGLRMNEDGYIEGQKRTGPNLRGSNSSQKKTRKNQDPGSSRRPAATKVSLPSIVVTVSQSERDDGNREVVTHVLMTFDALRRRLSQIEDAKELTTGIIKRSDLKASNILMTSGFRTNMKKRIGAVPGVEVGDIFFFRMELCLVGLHAQSMGGIDSLVVKGDLEEEPVAVSIVSSGGYDDDAEDRDVLIYSGQGGNFGKRDKQAADQKLERGNLALERSLRRGNDVRVIRGLKDVVSPSSKVYVYDGLYKIRESWIESKSGCNIFKYKFVRMPGQPDAFAVWKSIQKWKEGFSSRVGLILPDLTSGAESTPVSLVNDIDEEKGPAYFTYFPTLKYSKSFNLAQPSFGCNCHNACQPGDSNCSCVTKNGGKFPYTTNGILVSRKPLIYECGPTCPCFPNCKNRVSQTGLKVHLEVFKTMDKGWGLRSWDPIRCGTFICEYAGEAIDKGKAKHGGEEGESDEYVFDTSRVYGSFKWNYESGLLEGESSNESNVEYKLPSDLVISAKNVGNVARFMNHSCSPNVFWQPVLYEHNSQSFLHIAFFAIRHIPPMTELTFDYGIAGSDEAEGNSALNRKKKCLCGSSNCRGYFA; this is encoded by the coding sequence ATGGAAGGAGGGTCAGGTTTCAACTCTGTTCCTCCTTCAAACTCTTTTGATAAGTCTAGAGTTTTGGATGTGAAGCCTCTGCGTAGATTGAAACCAGTTTTCCCCAATGGTCCTCAAACTCCTCCCTTTGTGTGTGCCTCACCCCATGGCCCTTTCCCTTCTCAGTTTACACCGTTTTACCCATTTTGTGGGCTCCAAGGATCTCAAACCTCATCTGATAACCAGCAGAATCAAACCCCAATGCCAATGGGTCCTAATCCAACTCCTCTTCGGGCATTTCGAAGCTTGCAAGCAGCAGAATTCTCAGGTGCCTTTAATGGAGACACTGAGCCGTCAACAGGTGGGGATGGTGATGGGTTAAGAATGAATGAAGATGGGTATATTGAAGGTCAAAAACGCACAGGACCTAACTTGCGTGGCTCCAACTCGTCCCAAAAGAAGACGAGAAAAAATCAAGACCCTGGTTCTTCACGCCGTCCTGCTGCTACCAAAGTGTCTCTTCCAAGTATTGTTGTTACTGTTAGTCAAAGCGAACGGGATGATGGTAACAGGGAGGTGGTTACTCATGTGCTTATGACATTTGATGCGCTCCGGAGAAggctcagccaaattgaagatgCCAAGGAACTGACCACTGGGATTATCAAGCGTTCAGATTTAAAAGCCTCAAATATTTTGATGACCAGTGGCTTTCGGACAAACATGAAGAAGAGGATTGGAGCTGTACCTGGAGTTGAGGTTGGGGACATCTTCTTTTTTCGTATGGAATTGTGTTTGGTGGGATTACATGCTCAGTCTATGGGTGGAATTGATTCTCTGGTTGTCAAGGGTGATCTGGAAGAAGAACCTGTGGCTGTGAGCATTGTTTCATCGGGAGGATATGATGATGATGCAGAGGATAGGGATGTTCTGATTTATAGTGGTCAGGGTGGCAATTTTGGTAAGAGAGACAAACAAGCAGCTGACCAGAAGCTTGAAAGAGGTAATCTTGCTCTGGAGAGAAGCTTGAGGCGGGGCAACGATGTACGTGTCATTCGGGGTCTGAAAGATGTTGTTAGTCCTTCATCAAAGGTCTATGTATATGATGGCCTTTATAAAATCCGAGAGTCATGGATAGAGAGCAAATCTGGTTGCAATATATTCAAGTACAAATTTGTGAGGATGCCAGGGCAGCCTGATGCCTTTGCTGTTTGGAAATCAATTCAGAAGTGGAAGGAAGGTTTTTCGTCAAGGGTAGGACTTATTCTTCCAGACCTCACTTCTGGGGCTGAAAGTACACCTGTTTCACTTGTAAATGATATTGATGAAGAGAAGGGCCCTGCTTATTTCACTTATTTTCCCACTCTCAAGTACTCAAAATCATTCAACTTAGCACAGCCTTCTTTTGGCTGCAATTGCCATAATGCATGCCAACCAGGTGATTCTAACTGCTCTTGTGTGACCAAAAATGGAGGCAAATTTCCATATACTACCAACGGTATTCTCGTGAGCCGGAAGCCTTTGATATATGAATGTGGTCCCACCTGTCCTTGCTTTCCTAACTGTAAAAACCGAGTATCACAGACTGGTTTGAAAGTCCACTTGGAAGTATTTAAGACAATGGATAAGGGTTGGGGCCTCCGGTCATGGGACCCTATTCGTTGTGGTACTTTTATATGTGAGTATGCAGGTGAAGCTATTGATAAAGGTAAGGCAAAGCATGGTGGGGAGGAAGGTGAAAGTGATGAGTATGTTTTTGATACATCCCGTGTTTATGGTTCTTTCAAGTGGAATTATGAATCTGGATTGTTGGAGGGAGAAAGTTCTAATGAATCTAATGTGGAATACAAACTTCCATCTGACCTGGTCATAAGTGCCAAGAATGTTGGAAATGTAGCACGATTTATGAATCATAGTTGCTCGCCAAATGTTTTCTGGCAACCAGTTTTATATGAACACAATAGTCAATCCTTTCTCCACATTGCATTTTTTGCAATTAGACATATCCCCCCCATGACAGAGTTGACTTTTGATTACGGGATTGCTGGCTCAGATGAGGCTGAGGGCAACAGTGCACTCAATAGGAAAAAGAAATGCTTATGCGGATCGTCAAACTGCCGTGGTTATTTTGCTTAA